One Candidatus Atribacteria bacterium genomic region harbors:
- a CDS encoding aspartate kinase, producing the protein MRIIVKFGGTSVQDPERIKKAAQSIIQQAKKGYEIVAVVSAMGNTTDTLTSLLKDSVKDRIEDKDYADFVSMGERISARVLAATIKSMGFSSKYFDPADQNFPIITDSNFNQAKILSRESQEKCQSIIKPLLEKKLIPIICGFLGRSCEDGSITTLGRGGSDITAFALGNFLEADEVIIVTDAVGVLSADPRIIKEPVTIKKISVEEMGVLAEGGAKVLHPQALKYKTDKMKAKIIHFQNGNLAAKGTEITGAFKSKLTLFKEKLTMLTILGTEIFNTPGLLKKIISPISENQISLYGVSIGTKHIGIYVMEYYSQQSYDLIHPVVIEDEKLKSVTLKNDIALIIARSRDFIETPGIIEKITRPLAENNINIIEMTTIKTDILIFLEWKDREFACQIINKSLEEAGIVVTN; encoded by the coding sequence ATGAGAATAATAGTAAAATTTGGCGGAACCAGTGTTCAGGACCCTGAAAGAATTAAAAAAGCTGCTCAATCAATAATTCAACAAGCGAAAAAGGGATATGAAATAGTAGCGGTTGTTTCAGCCATGGGGAATACCACCGATACTTTAACTTCCTTACTTAAAGATTCGGTTAAAGACCGTATTGAAGATAAAGATTATGCCGACTTTGTTTCTATGGGCGAGCGAATAAGTGCCCGAGTTCTTGCAGCTACTATTAAATCTATGGGATTTTCCTCGAAATATTTTGATCCTGCTGATCAAAATTTTCCTATTATAACAGATTCAAACTTTAACCAGGCCAAAATACTTTCGCGGGAAAGCCAAGAAAAATGTCAAAGCATCATTAAACCATTGTTAGAAAAAAAACTTATTCCTATAATATGTGGTTTTTTAGGTAGAAGTTGTGAAGATGGAAGCATAACCACTCTTGGCAGGGGAGGTAGTGATATCACTGCTTTTGCTCTGGGAAATTTTTTAGAAGCTGATGAGGTAATTATTGTTACTGATGCGGTAGGAGTATTAAGCGCTGATCCCCGGATAATAAAAGAACCTGTGACTATCAAGAAAATAAGCGTGGAAGAGATGGGAGTCCTTGCTGAAGGTGGAGCAAAAGTTTTACATCCACAGGCTTTAAAATATAAAACCGATAAGATGAAAGCAAAGATAATTCATTTTCAGAATGGCAACTTGGCAGCAAAAGGCACCGAGATAACGGGGGCTTTTAAAAGTAAATTAACGCTTTTTAAAGAAAAATTAACTATGTTAACTATCCTGGGAACGGAAATTTTTAATACACCAGGGTTATTAAAAAAAATAATTTCCCCTATTTCCGAGAATCAAATTAGTTTGTATGGTGTCTCTATCGGTACAAAACATATTGGAATTTATGTTATGGAGTATTATTCCCAGCAATCTTATGATCTCATTCATCCTGTTGTCATTGAAGATGAGAAATTGAAATCAGTCACTTTAAAAAATGATATCGCCTTAATTATTGCCAGAAGTAGAGATTTTATCGAAACGCCGGGTATTATTGAAAAAATTACACGCCCCTTAGCTGAAAATAATATTAATATAATTGAAATGACTACTATCAAAACAGATATTTTAATCTTTTTAGAATGGAAAGACAGGGAATTTGCTTGCCAAATAATCAACAAATCATTGGAAGAAGCAGGAATTGTGGTAACTAACTAA
- the lysA gene encoding diaminopimelate decarboxylase — translation MNNQIKKISPIKREGFSLNKSGKLEFDRCELIKLSQKYGTPCYIFSENIIRKKCHQYTSAFSKRNIDFEIIYAGKAFLVKAMCNILKEEGLNLDVSSGGELYTALSAGFPSDKIFFHGNNKSKSEIEFALEEKIGTMMVESEYELNLIDRIAKSLNTKAKIIVRVTPGIDTHTHKYIQTGQVDSKFGINIDQVPNFMKKVLSKEHINYHGLHFHLGSQIFDLSPYALAINEMVKLIKKIKDWEGVDTLNLNLGGGLGVKYLESDQPPSVENFVNLIIDNVENGIRENNLVMPKILIEPGRSIVAEAGITLYSIGNIKEIPGIRKYLIVDGGMADNPRPILYEAKYEGILVNKIESSLPTEMVTIAGKCCESGDILIKDLKLPLASPGDLLAVLTTGAYHYSMSSNYNRLPRPAVVLVNQGKDDLIVKRETYADLVKNDVNPEWFN, via the coding sequence ATGAATAATCAAATCAAAAAAATATCTCCAATAAAAAGAGAGGGTTTTTCTCTAAATAAATCCGGCAAGTTAGAATTTGACCGGTGTGAACTTATAAAACTATCCCAAAAATATGGAACCCCTTGTTATATCTTTTCGGAAAATATAATTAGAAAAAAATGCCATCAATATACTTCGGCTTTTTCTAAAAGAAATATCGATTTTGAAATAATTTATGCCGGTAAAGCCTTCCTGGTAAAAGCAATGTGTAACATTTTAAAGGAAGAAGGTTTAAACTTGGATGTTTCTTCTGGTGGGGAACTATATACCGCCCTATCAGCAGGATTCCCTTCGGATAAAATATTTTTTCACGGGAATAATAAATCCAAATCAGAAATAGAATTTGCTCTTGAAGAAAAAATTGGCACTATGATGGTAGAGAGCGAATATGAGCTAAACCTGATTGACCGGATTGCAAAAAGTTTAAATACAAAAGCGAAAATAATCGTCCGGGTAACTCCGGGAATAGATACCCATACTCATAAATATATTCAAACCGGACAGGTAGATTCAAAATTTGGAATCAATATTGATCAGGTGCCGAACTTTATGAAAAAAGTTTTATCTAAAGAACACATTAATTATCATGGCTTACATTTTCATCTAGGCTCACAAATATTTGATCTATCTCCATATGCTCTTGCTATTAATGAAATGGTAAAGTTGATAAAAAAAATAAAAGATTGGGAGGGAGTGGATACTCTGAATTTAAATTTAGGCGGGGGATTAGGAGTAAAGTACTTAGAGTCTGATCAACCTCCTTCTGTAGAAAATTTTGTTAACTTAATCATTGATAATGTAGAGAATGGGATAAGAGAAAACAATCTGGTGATGCCCAAAATTTTAATAGAACCGGGCAGGTCTATTGTAGCTGAAGCGGGCATTACACTCTATTCTATCGGTAATATAAAAGAGATCCCCGGGATTAGAAAATACCTTATTGTGGATGGCGGAATGGCTGATAATCCTCGACCTATCCTTTATGAAGCAAAATATGAAGGTATTTTAGTAAATAAAATAGAGAGCAGCCTTCCCACAGAAATGGTTACTATAGCGGGAAAATGTTGTGAATCAGGAGATATCTTAATTAAAGATTTAAAACTTCCCTTAGCTTCCCCCGGAGATCTTTTAGCTGTGCTTACCACCGGAGCATACCATTATTCTATGTCGAGCAATTATAACCGACTGCCTCGACCAGCAGTTGTCCTGGTGAATCAAGGAAAAGATGATTTAATCGTAAAAAGAGAAACTTATGCTGATCTTGTAAAAAATGATGTTAATCCAGAATGGTTTAATTAA
- a CDS encoding DMT family transporter → MEKSGEDKPNVGILMMIIAAICFTLMSVIVKYIGHLPVMEITFFRNIPIILFVPFILKNKKIPCWGNNKPLLLLRSSFSSFSAIAYFYTVTVMVLTDAITIKQLSPILIILLSAIFLREKVDLKKIMIFVITFFGALFVVKPGFHLNIYPAVIALLGAISTAGSHIATRSLRLTDHPLVIVNYFGYSGGLVSLVILLWQGNFVMPDAVSILALFLLGIVGLGGQFTMTEAYHHAPANLVSLYLYLQIAFGALIGLLFFKEIPDIFSIFGSFLIIISGYLNYRLNI, encoded by the coding sequence TTGGAAAAAAGTGGAGAAGATAAACCTAATGTAGGAATTTTAATGATGATTATTGCCGCAATTTGTTTTACTTTAATGTCGGTAATAGTAAAATATATAGGTCATCTTCCTGTAATGGAGATAACTTTTTTCCGCAATATACCCATTATATTATTCGTTCCTTTCATATTAAAGAATAAAAAAATCCCTTGTTGGGGAAACAATAAACCTCTTTTGTTATTACGCAGTTCGTTTTCTAGTTTTTCTGCAATAGCTTATTTTTATACGGTTACCGTGATGGTTTTAACAGATGCAATCACCATCAAGCAATTAAGTCCTATTTTAATAATATTGCTATCTGCTATATTTTTAAGGGAAAAAGTAGACTTAAAAAAAATTATGATTTTTGTTATAACTTTTTTTGGAGCTTTATTTGTGGTTAAACCTGGATTTCACTTGAATATCTATCCAGCAGTTATCGCTTTATTGGGAGCAATCTCCACCGCTGGGTCACATATAGCTACACGTAGTCTACGATTGACCGACCATCCCTTGGTTATCGTTAACTATTTTGGATATAGTGGTGGGTTAGTGTCTTTAGTCATATTACTTTGGCAAGGTAATTTTGTTATGCCTGATGCGGTAAGTATATTGGCTCTATTTTTACTGGGAATAGTGGGTTTGGGTGGACAATTTACTATGACCGAAGCATATCATCATGCACCAGCAAATTTAGTATCTTTGTATCTCTATTTACAAATTGCCTTTGGTGCTTTAATCGGGTTATTATTTTTCAAGGAAATCCCTGATATATTCAGCATCTTTGGTTCATTTTTAATTATTATTAGTGGATATTTAAACTATAGACTAAATATTTGA
- a CDS encoding bifunctional nuclease family protein: protein MIRVKISGVAIDPVTKGFVVILKDETEKKWLPIWVGHYEAKMISLALEKVKPVRPLPHDLIKNIIDSLGVTVTRVVICNIKDNTYFASVRLKIHQTEKEIDARPSDAIALALRVDAPIYVTKEVLDKASTEKINLENEKEIKLAKLQQRMEKAIEIENYEEAAKLRDQIRSLEKK from the coding sequence ATGATTAGGGTAAAAATTTCCGGGGTAGCAATTGACCCGGTAACCAAAGGTTTTGTAGTAATTTTGAAAGACGAAACCGAAAAAAAGTGGCTTCCTATATGGGTTGGGCATTATGAAGCGAAGATGATTTCCTTGGCTTTGGAGAAAGTAAAACCAGTACGGCCTTTACCCCATGATTTAATAAAAAATATTATAGATTCCCTTGGTGTAACGGTAACAAGAGTGGTTATCTGTAATATTAAGGATAATACTTATTTCGCATCAGTTAGATTAAAAATACATCAAACGGAAAAAGAAATTGATGCGAGGCCAAGTGACGCTATTGCTTTAGCTCTGAGAGTAGATGCTCCTATATATGTAACTAAAGAGGTATTGGATAAGGCTTCTACAGAGAAGATTAATTTGGAGAACGAAAAAGAAATAAAACTTGCTAAGTTACAACAAAGAATGGAGAAAGCAATAGAGATAGAAAATTATGAGGAAGCTGCTAAATTACGGGATCAAATCAGGAGTTTAGAAAAAAAATAA
- the hisC gene encoding histidinol-phosphate transaminase, with translation MKKNKKYFRDSLRELKPYDAHEVPYKIKLNANENPYGLSEEDIEEILNKAKNIEYSRYPNANSVKLSEIVSSFWGLTKNNIVIGNGSDELIDYLVKAFSEKGRRIITTAPSFAMYKIYSMINGSNFVQIPLNQSNFSLNEDKILIEAKKEDSSMIFIAYPNAPTGNYFAEDKMIRIIEESGCLVIVDEAYYEFGEKTFIPLISRYDNLAILRTFSKAYSIASLRVGYLLSNPEIINEVRKVKSPFNVNTFSQIAAQVVFQNKEILKDNLNKIIKERERLTNRINKIPPFKAYPSWTNFVLVEVGSKENSDLVYNHLLTQGILVQTVSDPIFSASRYFLRITVGKREENDILIKGLENVSRVRPLTH, from the coding sequence ATGAAAAAAAATAAAAAGTATTTTCGTGATAGCTTAAGAGAGTTAAAACCTTATGATGCTCATGAAGTGCCTTATAAAATAAAATTAAACGCTAATGAAAATCCCTATGGTTTATCGGAAGAAGATATTGAGGAAATATTAAACAAAGCCAAAAATATAGAATACTCTCGTTACCCTAACGCAAATTCGGTGAAGTTAAGTGAAATTGTTTCTTCTTTTTGGGGTTTAACTAAAAATAATATAGTTATAGGAAATGGCTCCGATGAACTGATTGATTATTTAGTCAAGGCTTTTTCTGAAAAGGGGAGGAGAATAATTACTACCGCTCCCTCTTTTGCCATGTATAAAATTTATTCCATGATTAACGGATCTAATTTCGTACAAATTCCTTTAAATCAGAGCAATTTTAGTTTAAATGAAGATAAAATTTTAATAGAGGCGAAAAAAGAAGATTCGTCCATGATTTTTATAGCTTACCCCAATGCCCCTACCGGAAATTATTTTGCCGAGGATAAGATGATTAGAATAATTGAAGAATCAGGGTGCCTGGTGATAGTGGATGAGGCCTATTATGAGTTTGGAGAAAAGACTTTCATACCGCTTATTTCTCGATATGATAATTTAGCTATTCTCAGGACTTTTTCCAAGGCATACAGCATAGCCAGTTTGCGAGTAGGGTATTTACTTTCTAATCCTGAAATTATTAATGAAGTGAGAAAGGTCAAAAGCCCTTTTAATGTTAATACTTTCTCCCAGATTGCTGCCCAGGTAGTTTTTCAAAATAAAGAAATATTAAAAGATAACCTAAATAAGATTATTAAAGAACGCGAAAGATTAACAAACAGGATAAATAAAATCCCGCCTTTTAAGGCTTATCCTTCATGGACGAATTTTGTTTTGGTTGAAGTAGGCTCTAAAGAAAATTCAGACTTAGTTTATAATCATTTGCTAACACAAGGAATTTTAGTGCAGACAGTTTCTGACCCGATTTTTTCAGCCTCCAGATATTTTTTGCGTATTACTGTGGGTAAGAGAGAGGAGAATGATATTTTAATTAAAGGTTTAGAAAATGTGTCAAGGGTTCGTCCCTTAACACACTAA